A single region of the Neisseria zoodegmatis genome encodes:
- a CDS encoding quinone-dependent dihydroorotate dehydrogenase, which produces MYSFVRPLLFKTDPEKSHHLALNALNAAYRLGVLPTIDRDTRPTRLMGLDLPNPVGLAAGLDKNGAYIDALAALGFGFIEVGTVTPRPQSGNPQPRLFRLPEHQAIINRMGFNNHGIDAMIGNIKNSRYTGVLGINIGKNADTPIEQAASDYLICLEKAYPYASYITVNISSPNTKNLRDLQGGDELTALLGKLKDKQQSLSAAQGRYVPLAVKIAPDLDEEQVADIARVALATEMDGIIATNTTIDKSSLGNHPQVGEQGGLSGLPVREKSNRVLSQLVKELEGRLPVIGVGGIVNGDDAAEKMRLGASAVQVYSGLIYRGPELVRECLKACR; this is translated from the coding sequence ATGTATTCTTTTGTGCGTCCGCTGCTGTTTAAAACAGACCCTGAAAAATCCCATCACCTTGCTTTAAATGCGTTGAATGCTGCCTATCGTTTGGGGGTGTTGCCTACTATCGACCGCGATACCCGTCCGACCCGTTTAATGGGTTTGGATTTGCCCAATCCTGTGGGGCTGGCGGCGGGATTGGATAAAAACGGGGCTTATATTGATGCGCTGGCGGCTTTGGGCTTTGGTTTTATCGAAGTCGGCACGGTAACGCCGCGTCCGCAGAGCGGTAATCCTCAGCCGCGGTTATTCCGCTTGCCCGAGCATCAGGCGATTATTAATCGGATGGGGTTTAATAACCACGGCATCGACGCGATGATCGGGAATATTAAAAACAGCCGTTACACGGGTGTGCTTGGTATCAATATCGGTAAAAACGCCGATACGCCTATTGAGCAGGCTGCTTCCGATTATTTGATTTGTTTGGAAAAAGCGTATCCTTATGCCAGCTATATTACGGTTAACATTTCTTCGCCCAATACCAAAAATCTGCGTGACTTGCAGGGCGGGGATGAGTTAACGGCGTTGTTGGGCAAGTTGAAAGACAAGCAGCAGTCGCTGTCTGCTGCGCAAGGCCGTTATGTGCCTTTGGCGGTGAAAATCGCGCCTGATTTGGATGAGGAGCAAGTGGCCGACATTGCGCGTGTGGCGTTGGCAACGGAGATGGACGGCATTATTGCGACCAATACGACGATTGATAAATCTTCGCTGGGCAACCATCCGCAAGTGGGGGAGCAAGGGGGCTTGAGCGGTTTGCCTGTGCGTGAAAAAAGTAACCGTGTGTTGTCGCAGTTGGTGAAAGAGTTGGAAGGCCGATTGCCGGTTATCGGGGTGGGCGGTATTGTGAACGGGGATGACGCTGCGGAAAAAATGCGCTTGGGTGCAAGTGCGGTGCAGGTTTACAGCGGTTTGATTTACCGCGGCCCGGAATTGGTGCGTGAATGTTTGAAAGCCTGCCGTTGA
- a CDS encoding SH3 domain-containing protein, whose product MNNNRFFSFAVCSILMIGTPMLSLAKDIQARGLLVASWGKSLDADNNKKILYFDFIPENQSISNGNEISILTKKQDQQNILKTFSTIPSGFYSYQEGIATQPVSITLSNIGQETFCDSKYYYADFVKLRKIKHTKITKIPKAKCLDAYLRDDIYLIKSTDEKGVNLREKPAGNAKVLKILADNKLVKKLKTFPNGWFYVALLNDDGSDMKQNVHGYIHKSQLKLLD is encoded by the coding sequence ATGAACAACAATCGATTTTTCTCTTTTGCCGTTTGCAGTATTCTCATGATTGGTACCCCTATGCTCTCTCTTGCAAAAGATATCCAAGCGAGAGGGCTGCTCGTGGCTTCTTGGGGAAAAAGCCTTGACGCCGACAACAACAAAAAAATATTGTATTTTGATTTTATTCCTGAAAATCAAAGCATCTCTAACGGCAACGAGATTTCGATATTGACTAAGAAGCAAGATCAGCAAAACATTTTGAAAACATTTTCTACCATTCCGTCCGGCTTCTACTCTTATCAAGAAGGAATCGCAACCCAGCCGGTCAGCATTACGCTTTCAAATATAGGACAAGAAACATTTTGCGACAGCAAATACTATTACGCTGACTTTGTGAAATTACGAAAAATCAAGCACACAAAAATCACAAAAATACCCAAAGCAAAATGCTTAGACGCTTATCTGCGTGATGATATTTATTTAATTAAATCCACCGATGAAAAAGGCGTCAACTTAAGAGAAAAGCCCGCCGGCAATGCTAAAGTACTCAAAATCTTAGCTGATAACAAGTTAGTTAAGAAATTAAAAACCTTTCCGAATGGCTGGTTTTATGTTGCTTTGCTGAATGATGACGGCTCCGATATGAAACAAAATGTTCACGGATATATACACAAAAGCCAACTTAAATTATTGGATTAA